From Cucumis melo cultivar AY chromosome 1, USDA_Cmelo_AY_1.0, whole genome shotgun sequence, a single genomic window includes:
- the LOC103500055 gene encoding leucine-rich repeat receptor-like tyrosine-protein kinase PXC3: MRRLVQILYTLFPFFFISNFPIVKSELSTTQYATMVELSRLLRFWDVNKEPNLCSWKWIGCNSDNSSVTHIFLSGSSLSSDNFLPVVCQIDTLLALDVSQNGLNRIPEQFIKDCGVISGLRLLNFSSNRLDGSLPTFVGFKRLEILDLSINSMNGSVGWQLDELVSLKCLNLSSNNFSGPVPAKIGSNNALEQLQLSKNKFQGTISEVITNYMNLTFIDLSANDLSGSLSLQIGSLSKLEFLTLSANNFDGEIPENVSRISSLVRFAAHQNRFIGNIPNGITNYVKSLDLSYNNLSGSIPVDLLSKPQLETVDLSQNKLVGPIPGDLSSSSNLVRLRLGSNMLDGTIPKTLGNLQKLMYLELDNNKLTGVIPNDLGACKSLLLLNLAHNNLWGRLPTQFGNLQGLQALILESNNLSGEFPLEIMQLKNLTVLNIGWNSLNGSIPSSISVLQKLVKLNLQGNYFSGVIPDTIGSMSSLLELQLGRNQLANPIPKMPENLDIALNLSNNHFEGLIPNSFRILTKLLVLDLSNNRFSGEIPPFLVQLLSLTELNLTNNQLSGVIPPFRNWVLLGIEGNPNLINESTFDTPFEKKRKPRKPIVVAIIVVVVALFISAALVFFIIVMWRHNWKGNTHESQVEDAPTTTFIQCKLLSLSVIHRSNIDFAEAMKAVSESSNINVKTRLSAYYKVVMPCGSNYFVKKLKWSDKICQPESHDKFGKQLEVLGRLSNSNIMTPLAYALTTESAYLFFEYAPKGTLFDVLHGGSGNILDWSSRYSIAIGAAQGLTFLHGCASGPVLLLDLSSKSIFLKSLKEPQIGDIELCKVIDPLKSTGSLSMVAGSVGYIPPEYAYTMRLSAAGNVYSFGVILLELLSGKTAVSEGAEFAKTVLSYHSKQHQKWELQILDNSISRTSSYVQSQMGAVLKVAVSCVSPSPEDRPKMKTVLRMLLNAR; encoded by the exons ATGAGGCGTTTAGTGCAAATTTTGTATACccttttccctttcttcttcatttctaaCTTCCCCATTGTGAAATCTGAGCTCTCCACCACTCAATATGCTACCATGGTGGAGCTTTCTCGGCTTCTCCGTTTTTGGGATGTTAACAAGGAGCCGAATCTGTGTTCGTGGAAGTGGATTGGATGCAATTCTGATAATTCCTCTGTTACTCATATTTTTCTTTCTGGGTCTTCTCTTTCTTCCGACAACTTTTTGCCTGTTGTTTGCCAGATTGATACTCTACTGGCACTTGATGTCTCACAGAACGGATTGAATCGTATTCCGGAGCAGTTCATCAAAGATTGTGGAGTAATTTCTGGGTTGAGATTGCTGAATTTTAGCAGCAACAGGTTAGATGGTTCTTTGCCTACATTTGTTGGTTTTAAAAGGTTGGAAATCTTGGATTTATCTATCAATTCCATGAATGGCAGTGTTGGTTGGCAGTTGGATGAACTGGTTAGTCTTAAATGTTTGAACCTTAGTTCAAATAATTTCAGTGGCCCTGTTCCCGCTAAAATTGGAAGTAACAATGCCTTAGAACAGCTTCAGCTCTCTAAGAATAAATTTCAGGGGACAATCTCAGAAGTTATCACTAATTATATGAACTTGACTTTTATAGATCTCAGTGCAAATGATCTTTCCGGGTCTCTTTCTTTGCAAATTGGGAGCCTCTCCAAGTTGGAGTTTCTGACTCTATCTGCAAACAATTTTGATGGAGAAATTCCAGAAAATGTTTCAAGAATTAGCTCTCTTGTGAGGTTTGCAGCTCACCAAAATAGGTTTATTGGTAACATTCCTAATGGGATTACAAATTATGTCAAGAGTTTAGATCTTAGTTACAATAATTTGAGTGGTTCCATTCCAGTAGACCTCTTATCCAAACCTCAATTAGAGACAGTAGATTTGTCTCAGAATAAGTTAGTGGGGCCAATTCCTGGAGATTTATCTTCTAGTTCTAACTTGGTTAGGTTGAGATTGGGAAGCAATATGTTGGATGGGACAATCCCTAAAACATTAGGAAATCTTCAGAAACTGATGTACTTGGAATTAGACAATAATAAGCTGACTGGTGTAATACCTAATGACTTGGGAGCTTGTAAGAGTCTTTTGCTGTTGAATTTGGCCCACAATAACTTATGGGGCAGACTTCCAACGCAGTTTGGGAATCTTCAAGGTCTTCAAGCCTTGATACTTGAATCCAACAACCTGTCTGGAGAATTTCCATTAGAAATTATGCAACTTAAAAATTTGACTGTTTTAAATATTGGTTGGAACTCTCTTAATGGTTCGATACCTTCTTCAATCTCAGTCTTACAGAAGCTTGTTAAGTTGAATTTACAGGGTAACTATTTCTCTGGTGTGATACCTGATACGATTGGCAGCATGAGTTCATTGTTGGAACTCCAACTGGGTAGAAACCAACTAGCTAATCCAATTCCAAAAATGCCTGAGAATTTGGATATTGCTTTGAACCTAAGCAACAATCATTTTGAAGGCCTGATTCCAAACTCTTTTCGTATACTTACTAAATTGTTAGTGTTGGACCTCTCGAACAACCGGTTTTCAGGTGAGATTCCTCCATTTCTGGTTCAGTTGTTATCCTTGACCGAACTGAATCTTACTAACAATCAGCTCTCTGGCGTTATTCCACCATTTAGGAATTGGGTTTTGCTTGGCATAGAAGGAAACCCAAATCTTATTAATGAGTCTACATTTGACACTCCATttgaaaagaagagaaaaccGAGAAAACCGATCGTTGTGGCCATCATTGTTGTGGTTGTAGCTTTGTTTATTTCTGCTGCattggtatttttcattatcGTCATGTGGCGACATAATTGGAAGGGTAATACCCATGAATCTCAAGTAGAAGATGCTCCTACGACAACGTTTATTCAGTGTAAACTATTGTCTCTTAGCGTCATCCACCGCTCAAATATTGACTTTGCTGAAGCCATGAAGGCAGTTTCTGAGTCATCTAACATTAATGTGAAAACTCGGTTATCTGCTTACTACAAAGTTGTCATGCCGTGCGGATCAAACTATTTTGTCAAGAAGCTCAAGTGGAGTGACAAAATATGTCAGCCAGAAAGTCATGATAAGTTTGGAAAACAACTGGAGGTCCTTGGGAGACTTAGTAATTCAAATATCATGACACCTCTAGCTTACGCTTTGACTACTGAAAGTGCTTACCTTTTCTTTGAATATGCTCCCAAAGGCACTCTTTTTGATGTTCTCCATGGTGGCTCGGGAAACATCCTTGATTGGTCAAGTCGATACAGCATAGCCATAGGAGCAGCTCAGGGTCTCACGTTTCTGCACGGGTGTGCATCTGGCCCTGTACTTCTCCTTGATTTATCAAGTAAAAGCATTTTTCTCAAGTCCCTCAAGGAGCCTCAAATTGGTGACATTGAGCTTTGCAAGGTGATCGATCCCTTGAAGAGCACTGGAAGTCTTTCAATGGTAGCTGGTTCTGTTGGCTATATACCTCCAG AGTATGCTTACACAATGAGATTATCAGCAGCTGGCAACGTCTACAGTTTCGGTGTGATTTTACTTGAGTTACTATCAGGAAAGACAGCAGTGAGTGAGGGAGCGGAGTTCGCAAAAACTGTGCTAAGTTACCACTCCAAGCAACATCAGAAATGGGAGCTGCAAATTCTGGATAATAGTATCAGCAGAACATCATCCTACGTCCAAAGCCAGATGGGAGCAGTCCTTAAAGTAGCCGTTTCATGTGTATCGCCTTCACCTGAAGACAGGCCAAAAATGAAGACGGTACTTAGAATGCTCCTTAATGCAAGATAA
- the LOC107991824 gene encoding uncharacterized protein LOC107991824, with protein sequence MCSVEVVKNDHKQATSWIVSECTKLIFKMNDKAPCRPSDVINYMKIHHSVNISYDKAWRGREIALNSIRGTPEDSYAMLSAFSDALIRNNPGTYTAEEADDEGRFKFYFMALAASIDAWNYCVPVISVDGAAMKNKYLGTLISACTVDGNSQIVPLAFAVVDSENDLSWSWFFRNLKAVFEEHNEMVIVSDAHKSIENGFNAVYEIAEHGLCAFHLLKNLKKNHKSLPMEDSFNMCQSVYTTGI encoded by the exons ATGTGTTCTGTTGAGGTCGTGAAGAATGACCACAAACAAGCAACATCCTGGATTGTATCTGAGTGTacgaaattaatatttaaaatgaatGACAAGGCTCCATGTCGTCCTTCGGatgttataaattatatgaaGATTCACCACAGTGTGAACATAAGTTATGATAAAGCTTGGAGAGGACGTGAAATTGCTTTGAATTCCATTAGGGGTACTCCGGAGGACTCATATGCCATGTTGTCTGCCTTTTCAGATGCACTGATCCGAAACAACCCAG GTACATATACGGCTGAAGAAGCAGATGATGAAGGTCGGTTTAAATTCTATTTCATGGCACTAGCTGCTTCAATTGATGCATGGAACTACTGCGTACCAGTTATTTCTGTTGATGGTGCAGCTATGAAGAACAAATATCTTGGTACCCTCATATCTGCTTGTACTGTTGATGGGAACTCTCAAATTGTGCCACTAGCTTTTGCTGTCGTTGATTCAGAGAATGATTTGTCATGGTCATGGTTTTTTCGAAATCTTAAAGCCGTTTTTGAGGAACATAATGAGATGGTAATTGTTTCTGATGCTCACAAAAGTATAGAAAATGGGTTTAATGCCGTTTATGAAATAGCTGAACATGGATTATGTGCATTCCATTTGTTGAAGAACTTGAAAAAGAACCATAAATCACTTCCTATGGAGGACTCATTCAATATGTGCCAGAGCGTATACACCACTGGAATTTGA
- the LOC107991823 gene encoding uncharacterized protein LOC107991823, with the protein MRQLEQLSPSMRHELEAVGRHKWVRAFFRRKRYQVITTNISESMNSTLKEQRELPIYPVDQHEFEVHHRKEQFVVNILNRTCSCRQWDLDLIPCSHACIALSTRNLNLHLYTDKLYYVSNLINLYKKGMRPIGTVNQIRNTHQGGNDGILPPQVKRAAGRPKKKRFTSFLEKKASVRCSGCGKKGHNCRSCKEPI; encoded by the exons ATGAGGCAACTCGAACAACTATCTCCATCAATGAGGCATGAGTTGGAAGCAGTGGGAAGACATAAGTGGGTCAGGGCATTTTTTAGGAGAAAAAGATACCAAGTTATTACAACCAACATCTCTGAAAGTATGAACTCTACCTTGAAAGAACAACGAGAATTGCCT ATATATCCTGTAGACCAACATGAATTTGAAGTCCACCATCGTAAGGAACAATTTGTCGTCAATATTTTAAATCGAACATGTTCATGTCGTCAATGGGACCTTGATTTGATCCCTTGTTCACATGCATGTATAGCATTGTCCACAAGGAATCTTAATCTTCATTTATACACTGATAAGTTGTACTATGTCTCAAATTTAATAAACTTGTACAAGAAGGGGATGCGTCCTATTGGTACTGTAAACCAAATTAGGAATACCCACCAAGGTGGCAATGATGGAATACTTCCACCGCAGGTTAAACGTGCAGCTGGAAGACCTAAAAAGAAGAGGTTTACTTCATTTTTAGAGAAGAAAGCCTCTGTTCGTTGTAGCGGGTGTGGTAAAAAAGGTCACAATTGCAGGTCCTGTAAAGAACCCATTTAG
- the LOC103500054 gene encoding uncharacterized protein LOC103500054 encodes MAVEDDFSFPTALEPFNRCGVDSPPLWRLSPSASPISYRQQISCDRNFRDTASDGEISNRFPSASFQRRRRFLSDAAVNGEEEEEEEEAVAEKMDVLWENFNEELSRSRRSRLMKTAELEENEIVKARQRMAELNLPETSGAMATGRKATGKTAFVKVLKKLFLMHSSSRRNLQTRSR; translated from the coding sequence ATGGCGGTTGAAGACGATTTCAGTTTCCCCACCGCCTTAGAGCCTTTCAACCGCTGCGGTGTCGATTCGCCGCCGCTCTGGCGTCTCTCTCCGTCCGCATCTCCGATTTCCTACCGTCAACAAATATCCTGCGATCGGAATTTCAGAGATACGGCGTCGGACGGTGAGATTAGCAATCGGTTCCCGTCGGCTTCGTTTCAGAGGAGGAGGAGGTTCTTGAGCGATGCGGCAGTGAACGgcgaggaggaggaggaggaggaggaggcgGTGGCGGAGAAGATGGATGTGCTTTGGGAGAATTTCAATGAGGAGTTGTCGAGGAGTCGGAGATCTAGGTTGATGAAAACGGCGGAATTGGAGGAGAATGAGATTGTAAAGGCGCGACAGCGGATGGCGGAATTAAACCTACCGGAGACTTCCGGTGCGATGGCGACGGGGAGGAAGGCGACGGGAAAGACGGCGTTTGTTAAGGTTTTGAAGAAGCTTTTCTTGATGCACAGTAGTTCCCGCCGGAATCTGCAAACTCGATCACGTTGA